AATGCGCACTCTCGCAATGTTACGTTCTGTTCAGAAACTTATTATAGCCCTAATACCTGGACGTTTGATGCTAATGGCCGAAATGGAGCCTTCCTTCGGCACCAGTTCCAGAGCGATTATCGCGCTGGAGAGGAAATCACGGCTCTTTCATGGATTCTGAACGAATCCACCGAGTGCGTCCGAGCAGCGGTTTCTCCTACAAATGAGAAagacaatgacaatgacaatggtACTCATGGGCTGTTATTTATACTAGAGCTACATCCCCCCTTTGACTAGGTCATGAAAATATACTTTGACGGGCATCCCCAGCAAGATGAATACAACGGAACCATTACCACCGCATCCGCCTATTTCCAGGGTCCAGTAATCATCGACCGCAGCCAATGCTAAAGTTTGCATCGCTTAAACTTATAGACCGGTTACGTGGTGTTGGTCATGAGGTATCATGCCATACTAAATTACGTAGTGGTGAGCCACAATGTATATTCTGCTTAAAACCTTGTATAAAAATCTATTTCCAGGTACCTAACTCTCTCTGCATCTCCCACCACCCTGACTCACAAGTATCCTAAGCCATCTTATTAAAGATGCCTCTCAAGCTAAAGATCCGCAATATATCCAGACCAATCTGTCAGCTTCTTGAAAACGCACTTGAGCAAGCAGGGAAACGTGAGGCAGCACAGAGATTCCGCCAGATCCAACACGAACGCTTCGGGCTCTCCAACAGCGAGTGGGAGAGTCTTCGGTCCTACTTCATATACGATGAGTTCATATGGATTTCAAGACAACGCGGGAAGTCTCTCCGGTACATGATGGACGATATTGTGCCAGCGTCAGAGGGGCCTTGCCGCGGCCGGCCACCCGAAGACTATGAGTTCCTGTGTGCCAATTTCAATGAAAATAGGGAAGAGCGCCGGAAGGCAATCAAGGCATTTAAGTCAGCAAGAGAACGGATTAAGAAGTCACCTCTCTATCGCGCGATGAAGTCCCAGCAACGGTGCAAGGATTGGCACATGTCAGATTGGCTGGTGTCGCGCTGCAAAGAATCCGGTGGATGCTGTGCGCGAGAATGTGGCTGTTGTAAGAAGAAAGCTTACCAGAAAAAGGACTGCAAGGGCCATTATACGCCTGCCTGTAACTGCTGCCAGAAAGACAAAGGCTTGCTTTTACCTATTGATCTTGAAGGTTACCGGGAAGAGTTATATTTTAATGTTGACCCTGCGGACTCGGATGTTTTCAGCCGCAGGATGATGGATGCTTATGTTTGGGGGCTATTAGAAAAGAATGAAATTGCCCCTTAAGGGTGAAACCCTGATCTAGTGGTATACTGATATAATAGAGTATTATGGCGCCGAGTTACGTAGTAGGACTTGGAAGGAAAGGCACCTTCTGAACAGGGCTTAGTTAACCTATCAGTATTGCAGTTAACTATTATACGCCTTATTGGCAAGTAcaatccatatccatatccattcTGAAGTGGTTAGGAAGGTACGACCATGTTCCATGTTAGAGGAAGGTCCCTCCCTGCTTTATAGTAGAAGAAGGTCCCTCCCCGTGTTCAATTTCGATCATTTTCTAATTGAATCTCATTTTCGAATTACGATTGAATCTAAACAGAAAATACGAACACAAGGCGATCAAATGTCTAGTCCCGCAGTGACAACCGGCGTTCACGCCGGACTCGATCACAACTCAACAGTTGTGGTAACGGTTGTCAGTTTGTTAATTTGCGGGTTGGTTTATGCCCCCTGCAAGCCTCTATCAACTTATCTCGACGCCAGGTACGTTTATCGCCGAAGTTTATTACTTCATCCATCTAACGCGAGGACAGCAGAAACGCAATAATTGAAATCGATGAGGGAGGCGTGAAATGGAAGGGCAACCAGGCCCAAACGCGGAAATACCTTAATCTCCGCAAAGACGCAgattataagaatactacCTATACATCAAGTGCCTTTTTCTATAACAGCCGGGCTAACTCATTGGTGTCTTAGTGCATGAGGCTGACCACCTTGCAAGTCAAGGCAAAGACATATCGGGTTCTaaaaagccaaagccaaagacaTGGCTCCAATGGCTCCAAGGCATGCAATGGGGATCGAAAGACCCCAACCCCCTTctcccaacaaccacctcgCCTACCGGCTCTACCACCTCTACCTCCGCCGCACTTGCAAGGGAAAATCCCCTCGGCCATGGACGGTAGTCTCGCGCCAGGGATCGAGGTTTTGTGCCGTTTGCAGCAGACCGGGATGTTATTGGTGGTTAAACCGCCCGTCGGCATGTCGAGACAGATTGTATTATGTTACTTTTGTTTACTGTATAAACTTAGAGTATTAGTCAATCTCCAGCTTTATTGGTTTAGCTTCATCAATGACCGAAGTCTTTATCTTGTGTCCACAGCCCCAGGCCGCCACCGGTATCGCGGTCTTCTCGATGATGCCTAACATATCAAAGTTGTTaccttcttgatctcggtCTGCGGACAGTAATCCCCAAGTTTAGTGGCTATGCTAGACATGTACTTGGTATGCTGCATTATTTATGCTTATACAGTGGAACAATATTTGCCCGTGGCATCCAATGACGTATGTCAACAGGCAGGCAGCAgttccctttcttttctgcgaCCATGGTCTGATCTCACCTACAGAGTACACTGTAAACAAGGAATTTCTTCAAATACAATGGAGTTCACACTGACGCCCGTCCTCCCCTCGGACGCCCCGGCAATAACCGACGTGTTCTTCACCTCATTCACAAACGCACTCAGCCAGCGCATGTCCCCCGACACCGAGGACGTGCGCGCCTTCGAGAACGCCTTTTTCAAACACGCCGCTGAAGAGGCGCAGTCAAGCAAGGGGTCGGATTTCATCAAGGTGGTGGCCAGCGAGCCCGGACAGGAGGGGCAGGATCCGGTGATTGCGGGGTTCGCGCTGTGGAAGTACtacgagggcgagaaggaccCGcacgagggagagaagatcgAGTGGCCGCCTAGTAGCGACAGTGCGCTGTGCGAGTCATTCTTCACTGGTGTAGACCAGGAGCGGAGGATGGCAATTGGGGACCAGCCGCATTATTGTGCGTTCTCCTACTTTCTTCCCTATGGTGAAGCTGACATGACAGACCTGAGTATTCTGGGGGTGGACCCGAAGTTCGGGCGCCAGGGACTCGGCGGGAGGCTGTTGAAATGGGGCCTGGACCGTGCggatcaggaacagcttATTACGTTCATTTCGTCTTCTCCGGCGGGGCGGGGATTGTATGAGAAGCATGGAACTAGAGCTGTGCGCAGTTACGAGGTTATCCCGGGGTATTTCGAGACGTCGATGGTGCGGTCTGTTGGTGGAGTGCGGAGATGTAAATAGACAATTTGATCTGACATGTTAGAATGCGGGGTTATACAGGATAGTAAGAAAACAGATCGCCTGACACAAAGCGACATTGACAGTTCCGTGATTGTCCGCAATTAATCTCGTGCATACGCCCTCCCCCgctctctccagcttcccctctttctttctttctccaacaACCTGGAAGACCATGGGGATAACTTCACTGTCATCTTCACTCCCAACTGAATAACTACACCATGTTTGGCCGCGCAGCTCAGCGACGACTCTCGCTGCCTCTCAAATTCAAACCAGCTCCAGTGCGCTGGTATGCATCTGTACCGGCAGCCCAGGACCTGACCGTCCACGGTGAGCGGCTATGGTATGTCTCTTTCACTTTGTCGTCCATTACAAGTTCATAACTTACGATGCCAGGTTCTGCATAAACTACGTCGCCAAATACAGCGCGCCCTCCCCCGGCGGCGTAACCCGGCTGTgcgccgacgagaacgacaagCTCGCCCGCGACTGGTTCCGGAAACAAGTCCTGCAGCTCGGAGCCGAGTACAGCGTCAACGCAACAGGGACGCAATTCGCCAAGTTcgctggcgaggatgatACGATACCGCCTATTGCGATGGGGAGCCATCTCGACACCGTCGCTACGGGGGGTAGGTTTGATGGAGCGCTGGGGGTACGCAACCCTAACTGGTGTAATGTTAAAGACCAAACTGATAGGAGATAGGTTCTTTCCGGTATGGAGGTGATCCGCAGTTTCCGGGAGCAGGGAATCAAGACGCACGCGCCGCTGGTGCTGATAAACTGGACGAACGAGGAGGGCGCGCGGTTCTTCCCTCCCCTTGGATCGTCGAGCGTGTATGCAGGACAGTCGAGTGTCAATGAAGCGCACGCGTCCCTCTCGAACGATAACGTGGGCGTCACGATGGGCGGCGAGCTCGCCCGAATCGGGTACGTCGGCAATGGCCCGAATACGTTTGAGGAGTTCCCGCTCT
Above is a window of Aspergillus puulaauensis MK2 DNA, chromosome 2, nearly complete sequence DNA encoding:
- a CDS encoding GNAT family N-acetyltransferase (COG:S;~EggNog:ENOG410PRKY;~InterPro:IPR000182,IPR016181;~go_function: GO:0008080 - N-acetyltransferase activity [Evidence IEA]); translated protein: MEFTLTPVLPSDAPAITDVFFTSFTNALSQRMSPDTEDVRAFENAFFKHAAEEAQSSKGSDFIKVVASEPGQEGQDPVIAGFALWKYYEGEKDPHEGEKIEWPPSSDSALCESFFTGVDQERRMAIGDQPHYCAFSYFLPYGEADMTDLSILGVDPKFGRQGLGGRLLKWGLDRADQEQLITFISSSPAGRGLYEKHGTRAVRSYEVIPGYFETSMVRSVGGVRRCK
- a CDS encoding uncharacterized protein (TransMembrane:1 (o20-37i)), which encodes MSSPAVTTGVHAGLDHNSTVVVTVVSLLICGLVYAPCKPLSTYLDASRNAIIEIDEGGVKWKGNQAQTRKYLNLRKDADYKNTTYTSMHEADHLASQGKDISGSKKPKPKTWLQWLQGMQWGSKDPNPLLPTTTSPTGSTTSTSAALARENPLGHGR